Proteins encoded together in one uncultured Fibrobacter sp. window:
- a CDS encoding type II toxin-antitoxin system Phd/YefM family antitoxin gives MNAIRPVSDLQDCLEDISKTVHESGQPVFLTKDGYGDMVLMSMEAFAHFQIENEIYAKLHEAELQAQESTKRYSSEEILKEIGQLTAV, from the coding sequence ATGAATGCCATAAGACCCGTTTCAGACTTGCAAGATTGTCTCGAAGACATTTCCAAGACCGTCCACGAATCTGGACAGCCTGTGTTCTTGACTAAAGACGGCTATGGCGACATGGTTCTTATGAGCATGGAAGCGTTCGCTCATTTTCAAATTGAAAATGAAATCTACGCCAAGTTACATGAGGCCGAACTGCAGGCACAGGAATCCACCAAAAGATATTCTTCTGAAGAAATCCTAAAAGAAATCGGACAACTTACCGCTGTATGA
- a CDS encoding L,D-transpeptidase family protein: MFSSPIDNILVEKAKRQMHLRNGENVVKTYRISLGKNPVGAKVKSGDNKTPEGEYTIELHNPKSVFHLSLKVSYPNAEQIKAAKEGNYEPGSDIMIHGYPNKVPAFLFKFWHKRKDWTAGCIAVTNDEIEEIYDVVKDGTPITIKP, translated from the coding sequence ATGTTCTCCTCACCTATCGACAACATTCTCGTAGAAAAGGCGAAACGCCAAATGCACTTGCGCAACGGCGAGAATGTCGTCAAGACGTACAGGATTTCGCTTGGCAAGAATCCCGTGGGTGCGAAGGTCAAGTCCGGTGACAACAAGACGCCCGAAGGTGAGTACACCATCGAACTTCACAACCCCAAAAGCGTCTTTCACTTATCGCTGAAGGTTTCGTACCCGAATGCGGAGCAAATCAAGGCCGCGAAAGAAGGCAACTACGAGCCCGGTAGCGATATCATGATCCACGGCTACCCGAACAAGGTTCCTGCATTCCTCTTTAAATTCTGGCACAAGAGGAAAGACTGGACAGCCGGCTGCATCGCCGTCACGAACGACGAAATCGAGGAAATCTACGACGTTGTCAAAGACGGAACACCGATAACCATCAAGCCTTAG
- a CDS encoding type II toxin-antitoxin system RelE/ParE family toxin has translation MNYRVEYLPLALSDLKSATAHISNELGMPKAATELIERIVGDIDSLADFPYSQPAYTPIKPLKHDFRRMVVQNYSVFYWVDENSKTITVARILYNRRNIISLIR, from the coding sequence ATGAACTACAGAGTAGAATATCTACCCTTAGCCCTGTCCGATTTGAAGAGTGCGACCGCACACATTTCTAACGAACTCGGGATGCCCAAAGCCGCAACAGAGCTTATCGAGCGCATCGTTGGCGACATTGACTCATTAGCCGATTTCCCATATTCACAGCCAGCCTACACTCCCATAAAGCCCCTAAAACACGACTTCAGAAGGATGGTCGTACAGAACTATTCCGTATTCTATTGGGTTGACGAAAACTCCAAAACAATAACAGTTGCTCGAATTCTGTACAACCGAAGAAACATCATTTCATTAATTCGATAA
- a CDS encoding L,D-transpeptidase, with protein sequence NKVPAFLFKFWHKWKDWTAGCIAVTNDEIEEIYDVVKDGTPITIKP encoded by the coding sequence CGAACAAGGTTCCGGCATTCCTCTTTAAATTCTGGCACAAGTGGAAAGACTGGACAGCCGGCTGCATCGCCGTCACGAACGACGAAATCGAGGAAATCTACGACGTTGTCAAGGATGGAACCCCGATAACCATCAAGCCATAA